The Arachis ipaensis cultivar K30076 chromosome B07, Araip1.1, whole genome shotgun sequence genome includes a window with the following:
- the LOC107609365 gene encoding uncharacterized protein LOC107609365 isoform X2: protein MPGKPWYTISSAARTDAAPDYQTQASLDGMTDTGANTSSAQPRARAPPLPHSYNSARQSRVNAVPFRPPRNERRLAPSSDMGDTRAPATRTEHWDRDEVVDVYSEDEDYDPETDEVESFDDHVDDLFAGQEAEHQGNANSHKDIDFWEVDVIENGLTQQKEIAELKAQLAELKAEVAEMKAEGQILESLLAEMKAKRQIMERLLRYLIQQQGDNLPPDIVADLDSLGSA, encoded by the exons ATGCCTGGGAAACCTTGGTACACCATTAGTAGTGCAGCTAGAACTGATGCTGCCCCTGATTATCAAACTCAAGCTAGTTTG GATGGAATGACGGATACGGGAGCTAATACTTCAAGTGCACAGCCACGTGCTAGAGCGCCCCCACTTCCGCATTCTTACAATAGTGCTCGACAATCTCGTGTTAATGCTGTACCATTTCGACCACCGCGCAATGAAAGACGGCTGGCTCCGTCAAGTGACATGGGTGACACTCGAGCTCCAGCAACACGCACAGAGCATTGGGATCGTGATGAAGTTGTCGATGTCTATTCGGAAGATGAAGATTATGACCCAGAGACGGATGAGGTTGAGTCGTTCGATGACCATGTCGACGACTTGTTTGCCGGACAAGAAGCTGAACATCAGGGCAATGCTAACAGCCACAAAGACATCGATTTTTGGGAAGTTGATGTCATTG AAAATGGCTTGACACAACAGAAGGAGATTGCAGAACTTAAGGCACAGTTAGCAGAACTAAAAGCAGAGGTAGCAGAGATGAAGGCAGAGGGACAGATATTGGAGAGTTTGTTAGCAGAGATGAAGGCAAAGAGACAGATAATGGAGAGGTTGCTAAGATACTTAATCCAGCAACAAGGAGATAATTTGCCACCTGACATAGTTGCAGATCTAGATTCTTTGGGAAGTGCAT AA